In Streptomyces sp. NBC_00433, a single genomic region encodes these proteins:
- a CDS encoding IS256 family transposase has product MTAHDSLPLHALTEENLASASPDLLRAMIKTFADALMSAEADALCNAEYGQASDERVNHRNGYRPREWDTRAGTVELAIPKLRQGSYFPHWLLERRRRAEQALISVVATAYLLGVSTRRVEKLAQSLGVTQLSKSQVSAMSKHLDEQVTAFRNRPLDAGPYAFVWVDALTQKVREQGRTVNVHALVAVGVNADGHREILGIDVATAEDGAGWLAFLRSLTARGLSGVQLVVSDAHTGLVNAIGAVLPGASWQRCRTHYARNLLSQVPKSAQPWVATLLRTVFEQPDTDAVKAQMTHVLNALEAKFPKAAAHLDTAQHDLLAFTAFPREIWRHIWSNNPQERLNKEIRRRTDVVGIFPDRTALIRLVGAVLAEQNDEWTEARRYMGLDLLAKARLHSIGSETDETALPTELTA; this is encoded by the coding sequence ATGACCGCACATGACAGTCTGCCCCTGCACGCCCTGACCGAGGAGAACTTGGCCTCGGCGAGTCCTGACCTGCTGCGCGCGATGATCAAGACGTTCGCCGACGCGCTGATGTCGGCGGAGGCCGACGCGCTCTGCAACGCCGAGTACGGGCAGGCCAGCGACGAGCGCGTCAACCACCGCAACGGTTATCGCCCGCGGGAGTGGGACACCCGCGCCGGCACCGTCGAACTCGCGATCCCCAAGCTGCGGCAAGGCAGCTACTTCCCGCACTGGCTGCTGGAACGGCGCCGCAGGGCCGAACAAGCCCTCATCTCCGTGGTCGCCACCGCCTACCTCCTCGGCGTCTCAACCCGCCGTGTCGAGAAACTCGCCCAGTCCCTCGGCGTCACCCAGCTGTCGAAATCCCAGGTCAGCGCCATGTCCAAGCACCTGGACGAGCAAGTCACCGCGTTCCGCAACCGGCCCCTGGACGCAGGCCCGTACGCCTTCGTCTGGGTCGACGCCCTCACCCAGAAGGTCCGCGAGCAGGGCCGGACCGTCAACGTCCACGCCCTCGTCGCGGTCGGAGTCAACGCCGACGGGCACCGCGAGATCCTCGGCATCGACGTCGCCACCGCAGAAGACGGCGCCGGCTGGCTGGCGTTCCTGCGCTCGCTGACCGCCCGCGGCCTGAGCGGAGTCCAGCTCGTCGTCTCCGACGCCCACACCGGCCTGGTCAATGCGATCGGGGCGGTCCTGCCCGGCGCGTCCTGGCAGCGCTGCCGCACCCACTACGCCCGCAACCTGCTCTCCCAAGTGCCGAAATCCGCCCAGCCCTGGGTGGCCACCCTGCTGCGGACGGTCTTCGAACAACCCGACACCGATGCGGTGAAAGCCCAGATGACGCACGTGCTGAACGCCTTGGAGGCGAAGTTCCCCAAGGCCGCCGCACACCTGGACACCGCCCAGCATGACCTGCTGGCCTTCACCGCCTTCCCCCGCGAGATCTGGCGGCATATCTGGTCGAACAACCCGCAGGAGCGCCTGAACAAGGAGATCCGCCGCCGCACCGACGTCGTCGGGATCTTCCCCGACCGCACCGCACTCATCCGCCTGGTCGGCGCAGTCCTGGCCGAGCAGAACGACGAATGGACCGAAGCCCGCCGCTACATGGGGCTCGACCTGCTCGCCAAAGCCCGCCTCCACTCGATCGGGTCAGAAACCGACGAGACCGCCCTGCCCACCGAACTCACCGCATAG
- a CDS encoding toll/interleukin-1 receptor domain-containing protein, with translation MRRTEQAPSGAEIGSITLRAWQIDAVEPVPESHSGLSAYLVRIVYDLDIEPDAPGPDWFEIGFTFADDVTTVHDAIPQHIDRLDEARIYALDSRLLFTPQERGATGLVSDIQLPAVRPEIQVFGLNGSTLRWRHLGTAGSTVRAGSRTGWMLLLVPPDRRKVPVLATARFSLPSEERDGLHEASWPDVFTITLPDRQTAAPRTVVHRVAVGCPRAFVSYAWDDDAHQAMVLALCELLEAQGIDVTVDQKQSPVRRDWNEWMTTGVMRSDYVLVIASSVYRAAGLYELDERTHTGVQCEYRLLMEGMHDNRIRWTRKILPIVLQGRTVAEIPVGLQPHDADHFLVPSLTEDGIKGLVRTIRAGHGE, from the coding sequence GTGCGAAGAACCGAACAGGCCCCGTCGGGAGCCGAGATCGGGTCGATCACTCTGCGCGCGTGGCAGATCGACGCGGTCGAACCCGTTCCGGAGAGCCACAGCGGGCTCTCCGCCTATCTCGTCCGAATCGTCTACGATCTGGACATCGAGCCTGACGCCCCGGGTCCGGACTGGTTCGAGATCGGCTTCACTTTCGCCGACGACGTCACGACCGTCCACGACGCGATACCACAGCACATCGACCGTCTCGACGAGGCGCGGATCTATGCGCTCGACAGCCGGTTGCTGTTTACCCCACAGGAGCGCGGCGCCACCGGCTTGGTATCGGACATCCAGTTGCCCGCTGTGCGACCGGAGATCCAGGTCTTCGGACTGAACGGCTCGACTCTGCGCTGGCGGCACCTCGGCACCGCGGGGAGTACCGTACGAGCAGGATCGCGGACGGGCTGGATGCTACTGCTCGTTCCCCCTGACCGCCGCAAGGTCCCGGTGCTCGCGACGGCAAGGTTTTCACTTCCCTCCGAGGAGCGGGACGGGCTGCACGAGGCCTCCTGGCCGGATGTGTTCACGATCACCCTCCCCGACCGGCAGACGGCCGCCCCGCGGACAGTCGTCCACCGGGTGGCGGTCGGATGCCCGAGAGCGTTCGTCTCCTACGCCTGGGACGACGACGCTCATCAGGCCATGGTGCTGGCACTGTGCGAACTACTGGAGGCCCAGGGGATCGACGTCACGGTAGACCAGAAGCAGTCGCCCGTGCGGCGCGACTGGAACGAGTGGATGACGACTGGGGTCATGCGGAGTGACTACGTGCTTGTCATCGCCTCCTCCGTCTACCGGGCGGCTGGCCTGTACGAGTTGGACGAGCGGACCCACACAGGAGTGCAGTGCGAGTACAGGCTGCTAATGGAAGGCATGCACGACAACCGGATCCGCTGGACACGCAAGATCCTTCCCATCGTGCTGCAGGGCCGGACTGTGGCGGAGATCCCGGTGGGCCTGCAGCCCCATGACGCCGACCACTTTCTCGTACCAAGTCTTACTGAGGACGGGATCAAGGGCTTGGTGCGAACGATCCGTGCTGGCCACGGCGAATGA
- a CDS encoding CHAT domain-containing protein produces the protein MTNDGENWIDRRRALAREWDELVELVRSKPGFADFMKRPQLASLLPDAGCVPIVIVNVSRWRCDALIVTEHGIQPVSLPDLDAATVRSRVSDYLNVLDDRGRGPLPKGFREAKAELSARRREKEETVRTTMEWLWDTVACPVMNALGFEPGKADLPRLWWSPTGVLTLLPLHGAGYHDGSGRTVVERAVSSYTPTLQALSRSTLASPSRSGADPELLVVSASERVGSAALPEVEREVKMLRDLLADRCRVISEDTATPGSVLDAMAGKSWVHFSCHSHQDLEDPTSAALVLNGGRLRIGDISARNFTGDLAYLSSCLSATGGTHLPDEAVTLSAALQHAGYRHVIGTLWMVRDDIAADVAKAFYTSLAAVGFDADRAASALYQAVTEVRVRRDLPLVDWLAYTHTGP, from the coding sequence ATGACCAACGACGGAGAAAACTGGATCGATCGGCGCCGGGCTCTGGCCCGGGAATGGGACGAGCTCGTGGAGCTGGTCCGGTCCAAGCCTGGGTTTGCGGACTTCATGAAGCGGCCGCAGCTCGCGTCGCTGCTTCCGGATGCCGGGTGCGTCCCCATTGTCATCGTCAACGTCAGCCGGTGGCGGTGCGACGCTCTGATTGTCACCGAGCACGGGATCCAACCGGTGTCGCTGCCGGATCTGGATGCGGCCACGGTTCGCAGTCGCGTGAGTGACTATCTGAACGTCCTTGATGATCGCGGTCGCGGTCCTCTGCCGAAGGGCTTCCGCGAAGCCAAAGCGGAATTGTCGGCGCGGAGGCGGGAGAAGGAGGAGACGGTCCGGACAACTATGGAGTGGCTCTGGGACACCGTCGCCTGTCCTGTAATGAACGCGCTCGGCTTCGAGCCGGGAAAGGCCGACTTGCCTCGTCTGTGGTGGTCCCCGACCGGAGTCCTGACGCTGCTTCCCCTGCACGGCGCCGGCTATCACGACGGATCGGGCAGGACGGTTGTCGAGCGGGCCGTCTCCTCCTACACACCCACGCTCCAGGCCTTAAGCCGCTCAACGCTCGCCTCCCCCTCCCGCTCTGGCGCCGATCCGGAACTGCTCGTGGTCTCGGCTTCAGAGAGAGTGGGCTCTGCCGCGTTGCCAGAGGTGGAAAGGGAGGTGAAAATGCTGCGCGACCTCCTCGCTGACCGGTGCAGGGTCATTTCCGAGGACACGGCCACACCTGGGAGCGTGCTCGACGCGATGGCCGGGAAGAGCTGGGTGCACTTCAGCTGCCACAGCCACCAGGACCTGGAGGACCCGACCTCGGCCGCGCTGGTCCTGAACGGCGGTCGGCTGCGCATCGGCGACATCAGCGCCAGGAATTTCACAGGCGACCTCGCCTATCTGTCCTCCTGCCTGTCGGCGACCGGGGGGACTCACCTGCCCGACGAGGCAGTCACCCTGTCTGCGGCGCTCCAACACGCCGGCTACCGACATGTCATCGGCACGCTCTGGATGGTCCGTGACGACATCGCCGCCGACGTCGCAAAGGCCTTCTACACCTCACTCGCCGCAGTCGGCTTCGATGCTGACCGCGCGGCTTCGGCCCTGTACCAGGCGGTCACCGAGGTTCGGGTTCGACGGGATCTGCCGCTTGTGGACTGGCTGGCCTATACCCACACCGGCCCGTGA
- a CDS encoding IS3 family transposase (programmed frameshift), whose protein sequence is MAMKDYSDEFKADAVALYESTPGAIYKNIAADLGVNRATLREWVLRDRERRGITAAAAKPGAQPREAVPSADPHERVRQLEARVAELEASERKLATERDILRKAAKYFRRDELVISRFQFVDDHRDTYEVKRLCQVLDVNRSSYYKWLAGAEARATRQRQDRILAEEIRQIHGESGGAYGSPRITAELREKGQRVNEKRIARIMRTFSITGIRLRRRVRTTVPDPAASPVPDLFQRDFTATEPGRKYMGDITYLPLAGGEFLYLATVLDCFSRKVMGWSIADHMRTSLVTDPLRMAASTRGRLDGAVFHCDHGAQYGSRAYTDLCDQLGVTRSMGAIGTSADNAACESFHASLKRETLQGATDYGDSDTCRRTVFAWLTRYNTRRRHSANGYLSPNEYEHRHHTAKLTLAA, encoded by the exons ATGGCGATGAAGGACTACTCGGACGAGTTCAAGGCCGATGCCGTGGCCCTGTACGAGTCCACACCCGGGGCGATCTACAAGAACATCGCCGCTGACCTGGGCGTCAACCGGGCGACCCTGCGGGAGTGGGTGCTGCGGGACCGCGAACGCCGTGGCATCACCGCCGCGGCTGCGAAGCCGGGCGCCCAGCCCCGGGAGGCCGTGCCGTCCGCTGATCCGCACGAGCGGGTCCGACAGCTGGAGGCCCGGGTGGCCGAACTCGAGGCAAGTGAGCGCAAGCTCGCCACCGAGCGGGACATCCTCCGCAAGGCGGCCAAGTATTTC CGGAGAGACGAACTGGTGATCAGCCGCTTCCAGTTCGTTGACGACCACCGGGACACCTACGAGGTGAAGCGGCTCTGCCAGGTCCTGGACGTGAACCGGTCCAGCTACTACAAGTGGCTCGCCGGCGCCGAGGCCCGGGCCACCCGGCAGCGGCAGGACCGGATCCTGGCCGAGGAGATCCGTCAGATCCACGGCGAGTCCGGCGGCGCCTACGGCTCCCCGCGAATCACGGCCGAGCTCCGCGAGAAAGGGCAGCGGGTCAACGAAAAGAGGATCGCCCGGATCATGCGGACGTTCTCCATCACCGGCATCCGCCTGCGCAGACGCGTGCGCACCACCGTCCCGGACCCGGCAGCCTCACCGGTCCCAGACCTGTTCCAGCGGGACTTCACCGCCACCGAGCCGGGTCGCAAATACATGGGCGACATCACGTATCTCCCGCTCGCAGGCGGGGAGTTCCTCTATCTCGCGACCGTGCTGGACTGCTTCAGCCGCAAGGTCATGGGCTGGTCCATCGCCGACCACATGCGCACCAGTCTGGTCACCGACCCACTGCGGATGGCAGCCTCGACCCGCGGCCGCCTGGACGGCGCAGTGTTCCACTGCGACCACGGAGCGCAATACGGATCCCGGGCCTACACCGACCTCTGCGACCAGCTCGGGGTCACCCGCTCGATGGGCGCGATCGGCACCAGCGCCGACAACGCGGCCTGCGAAAGCTTCCACGCCTCCCTCAAACGCGAGACCCTCCAGGGCGCCACCGACTACGGCGACTCCGACACCTGCCGTCGGACTGTCTTCGCCTGGCTGACCCGCTACAACACCCGCCGCCGGCACTCCGCCAACGGCTACCTCAGCCCCAACGAATACGAACACCGACACCACACCGCTAAACTCACACTCGCCGCGTGA
- a CDS encoding nucleotidyl transferase AbiEii/AbiGii toxin family protein, producing the protein MDDLHLRLIRLGLEALSEDFGFALAGGYAVQAHHIVQRLSDDVDLFAPIERRGEMPAATERIVSVLREHGYRVEIVQQADTYVRLMVTDPVSGHDTKIELVAEFLQQSPVASEWGPVLHRDDVAAGKMEALFSRAEARDFIDVDALVQAGYTRERLIELAAERDSGFDKTVLAQMFAGAGRFSDRQFLVYGVDQARVDGIRAQFDDWRQELQSPRADSARAEAARASSPATEGARAARDGVPPPDSASGKQERVGREHPDSDHNRRR; encoded by the coding sequence GTGGACGACCTGCACCTGCGGCTGATTCGTCTCGGTCTCGAAGCGCTCAGCGAGGATTTCGGCTTCGCTCTGGCTGGGGGGTACGCCGTTCAGGCGCACCACATCGTCCAGCGACTGAGCGATGATGTGGACCTGTTCGCGCCGATTGAACGGCGGGGCGAAATGCCGGCCGCCACGGAACGGATCGTGAGTGTCCTCCGTGAGCACGGGTATCGGGTGGAGATCGTCCAGCAGGCTGACACGTATGTGCGGCTGATGGTCACGGATCCGGTGAGCGGGCACGACACCAAGATCGAGTTGGTTGCGGAGTTCCTTCAGCAGTCACCGGTGGCCTCCGAGTGGGGGCCGGTACTCCATCGGGATGACGTAGCGGCAGGAAAAATGGAGGCGCTGTTCTCTCGCGCTGAAGCCCGTGACTTTATCGATGTCGACGCTCTTGTCCAGGCCGGGTATACGCGGGAGCGGTTGATCGAGCTCGCGGCCGAGCGGGACTCGGGCTTCGACAAAACTGTCCTGGCCCAGATGTTCGCTGGCGCCGGGCGATTCAGTGACCGGCAGTTCCTGGTCTACGGGGTCGACCAAGCCAGGGTCGACGGCATTCGCGCACAGTTCGATGACTGGCGGCAGGAGTTGCAGAGCCCACGTGCGGACAGTGCTCGTGCGGAGGCTGCACGTGCTTCTTCGCCTGCTACGGAAGGGGCGCGCGCAGCCCGAGACGGTGTTCCGCCGCCCGATTCTGCGTCTGGAAAGCAGGAGAGGGTCGGCCGGGAGCATCCGGACAGCGATCACAACCGTAGGCGTTGA
- a CDS encoding IS30 family transposase → MVRRQQAADRALRPKLKSPGHPKYQRHVEAAFWTEIAKGLLPEEAAAVIGVAPAVATRWYRQCGGMRPFDSKPPSGRYLSFSEREEIALLRAQGKGVREIARDVGRNPGTISRELRRNAATRSGKLDYRASVAQWKADLAARRPKTAKLVANPRLRAYVQERLSGQITTSGGLPIAGPVTGSWTGRNKPHRKDREWVQAWSPEQIANRIKLDFPDDESMRISHEAIYQALYIQGRGALKRELILCLRTGRALRAPRARSRRKTWAHVTPEALISERPAEAEDRAVPGHWEGDLIIGLERSAIGTVVERSTRFTMLVHLPREEGYGTIPRTKNGPALAGYGAISMKKALANTMSMLPEQLTRSLTWDRGKEMSAHTQFRVETGIPVFFADPHSPWQRGTNENTNGLLRQYFPKGTDLSRWSAEEIEAVAHALNTRPRKTLGWRTPAEAFNEQLLLLQQAGVATTG, encoded by the coding sequence ATGGTGCGTCGTCAGCAGGCAGCGGACCGGGCGCTGCGTCCGAAGCTGAAGTCTCCGGGGCATCCGAAGTATCAGCGTCATGTCGAGGCGGCGTTCTGGACGGAGATCGCCAAGGGCCTTCTGCCTGAGGAGGCCGCCGCCGTCATCGGTGTGGCGCCGGCGGTCGCGACGCGCTGGTACCGCCAGTGTGGCGGCATGCGACCGTTCGATTCGAAGCCGCCCTCGGGCAGGTACCTGTCGTTTTCCGAGCGAGAGGAGATCGCGTTGCTCAGGGCACAGGGCAAGGGAGTGCGCGAGATCGCTCGAGACGTGGGTCGTAATCCGGGCACGATCTCCCGTGAGCTGCGACGCAACGCCGCGACAAGAAGTGGGAAGCTCGACTACCGGGCGTCGGTGGCGCAGTGGAAAGCAGATTTGGCTGCCCGGCGTCCCAAGACGGCGAAGTTGGTCGCCAATCCGAGGTTGCGCGCCTACGTCCAGGAGAGGCTGTCCGGCCAGATCACCACATCTGGCGGCCTGCCGATCGCGGGACCGGTGACGGGCTCGTGGACGGGCCGGAACAAGCCGCATCGCAAGGATCGTGAGTGGGTTCAGGCATGGAGTCCAGAGCAGATCGCGAACCGGATCAAGCTTGATTTCCCGGATGATGAATCCATGCGCATCAGTCACGAGGCGATCTACCAGGCCCTCTACATTCAGGGCCGCGGGGCGCTGAAACGCGAGCTCATCCTGTGTCTTCGGACCGGTCGCGCTCTGCGTGCGCCTCGGGCGCGTTCACGGCGGAAGACCTGGGCGCACGTCACGCCCGAAGCGTTGATCAGCGAGAGGCCCGCCGAGGCCGAGGACCGCGCTGTCCCCGGCCACTGGGAGGGGGATTTGATCATCGGGCTGGAGCGTTCCGCGATCGGCACCGTTGTCGAGCGGTCGACCCGGTTCACCATGCTGGTTCATCTGCCCCGCGAAGAGGGATACGGCACGATCCCTCGAACGAAGAACGGCCCCGCACTTGCCGGCTACGGAGCGATCTCCATGAAGAAGGCACTCGCCAACACGATGTCGATGCTCCCCGAGCAACTGACGCGGTCGCTGACATGGGACCGCGGCAAGGAAATGTCGGCGCACACGCAGTTCAGGGTCGAGACCGGTATCCCCGTGTTCTTCGCCGATCCGCACAGCCCATGGCAGCGAGGAACGAACGAGAACACCAACGGACTCCTGCGCCAGTATTTCCCGAAGGGCACCGACCTCTCGCGCTGGTCCGCCGAAGAAATCGAAGCCGTTGCTCACGCGCTGAACACCAGACCCCGCAAGACACTTGGTTGGAGGACCCCGGCCGAGGCATTCAACGAGCAGCTACTCTTGCTCCAACAAGCCGGTGTTGCAACGACCGGTTGA
- a CDS encoding ThiF family adenylyltransferase: MSGSQLVRKSADLTRLVQDGYAVRVVNGFLVIDDIPFVDDAAQVQWGSFLCPLDLCGDTTTTPSTHVMCFVGGMPHDKNGNAIDGLVNDDVQKWSASPDLTANCGFSQKPSGSYPDYYEKVTYYAAMVIGPAQAIDPEATPLTFNPIETDEADGVFLYLDTFSSRAGITEVNAHLALKKVVIVGLGGTGAYLLDLLAKTPIHTLHLYDGDVFHTHNAFRAPGVASLADLQKSLKKVEYFKRMYSRMRRGIEAHPVNITSKNVGELLDADFVFLAMDTGQDKKVIIEALTVNGVPFIDTGVGVSKDADGIDGQVRITASLPGRTEHIERDGLVSYFSGEDAEYDTNLQVAELNSFTANLAIFRYKKYLGFYADTESELHTVYAVDSNGLYSRYGASTTQDERVEPGAEPTLTSADAGDKSEAAA; this comes from the coding sequence CCGGCTCACAACTCGTTCGTAAGAGCGCCGACCTGACTCGCCTGGTCCAGGACGGGTACGCCGTCCGGGTCGTCAACGGGTTCCTCGTCATCGACGACATCCCGTTCGTGGACGACGCTGCTCAGGTTCAGTGGGGATCCTTCCTCTGCCCACTGGATCTATGCGGCGACACCACGACGACCCCCAGCACCCACGTGATGTGTTTCGTTGGCGGGATGCCCCACGATAAGAATGGCAATGCCATTGACGGGCTCGTAAACGACGACGTTCAGAAGTGGTCCGCCAGTCCGGACCTCACCGCCAACTGCGGGTTTTCCCAGAAGCCTAGCGGCAGCTATCCGGATTACTACGAGAAGGTCACCTACTACGCCGCGATGGTCATCGGGCCCGCCCAGGCTATCGACCCCGAGGCGACCCCACTGACCTTCAATCCTATCGAGACCGACGAAGCCGACGGTGTATTCCTCTACCTCGACACCTTCTCCAGCAGGGCTGGTATCACCGAGGTCAATGCACACCTCGCCCTGAAGAAGGTGGTGATCGTCGGTCTCGGGGGTACCGGCGCGTACCTGCTCGACCTACTTGCCAAAACCCCGATACACACGCTTCATCTTTACGACGGTGATGTTTTCCACACGCACAACGCCTTCCGGGCACCCGGTGTCGCGAGCCTTGCGGACCTGCAGAAGAGCCTGAAGAAGGTCGAATACTTCAAGCGGATGTATTCGCGGATGCGTCGTGGCATCGAGGCTCACCCAGTGAACATCACCTCGAAAAACGTTGGCGAACTACTCGACGCTGACTTCGTGTTTCTCGCGATGGACACTGGTCAGGACAAGAAGGTCATCATCGAGGCACTGACCGTCAACGGCGTCCCGTTCATCGATACCGGAGTCGGGGTCAGCAAGGACGCCGACGGCATCGACGGACAGGTGCGTATCACGGCATCTCTTCCGGGTCGCACCGAGCACATCGAGCGAGATGGGCTGGTCTCGTACTTCTCCGGAGAGGACGCCGAGTACGACACCAATCTGCAGGTCGCCGAGTTGAACTCCTTCACTGCGAACTTGGCCATCTTCCGGTACAAGAAGTACCTCGGGTTCTATGCCGACACCGAGAGTGAATTGCACACCGTCTACGCGGTCGACTCGAATGGGCTCTACAGCCGCTACGGCGCCTCTACCACCCAGGACGAACGCGTCGAACCTGGTGCCGAGCCGACCCTGACTAGTGCTGACGCTGGGGACAAGTCGGAGGCCGCCGCGTGA